Proteins co-encoded in one Brassica rapa cultivar Chiifu-401-42 chromosome A02, CAAS_Brap_v3.01, whole genome shotgun sequence genomic window:
- the LOC103851823 gene encoding probable serine/threonine-protein kinase PBL16 → MGNCWCNFEPFNHKVSANAKSESPKDQSPRQEETYIKEVQKLPSNPKEVEDLRRDSATNPLTAFTYDELKNITGNFRLDKVLGGGGFGSVYKGFIKEELGDQKVPQPLPVAVKVHDGDNSYQGHREWLAEVIFLGQLSHPNLVKLIGYCCEDNHRVLIYEYMARGSVENNLFSRVLLPLSWAIRMKIAFGAAKGLAFLHEAKKPVIYRDFKTSNILLDMEYNAKLSDFGLAKDGPVGDKSHVSTRIMGTYGYAAPEYIMTGHLTPGSDVYSFGVVLLELLTGRKSLDKSRPTREQNLIDWALPLLKEKKKVLNIVDPRMNCEYPVKSVQKAAMLAYHCLNRNPKARPLMRDIVDTLEPLQATEEEALLVPTVQKAAITIIDEFPKNGLKKVEDLKKVEELKKVDEVKKVTEDDDN, encoded by the exons ATGGGTAACTGTTGGTGTAATTTTGAGCCCTTTAATCACAAAGTTTCTGCAAACGCTAAATCAG AATCACCTAAAGACCAGAGTCCAAGACAAGAAGAGACGTATATTAAAGAAGTTCAAAAGCTGCCATCAAACCCAAAAGAAGTAGAAGATCTAAGACGTGACTCAGCTACGAATCCTCTGACAGCTTTCACATACGATGAGCTTAAGAACATTACAGGTAACTTCAGACTAGACAAAGTTCTCGGCGGCGGTGGATTTGGAAGTGTCTACAAAGGTTTTATTAAAGAGGAATTGGGTGATCAAAAGGTTCCTCAACCACTCCCTGTAGCAGTTAAAGTTCACGACGGCGATAATAGCTATCAAGGTCACAGAGAATGGCTG GCAGAGGTGATATTCTTGGGACAGCTTTCACATCCTAACTTAGTAAAATTGATCGGTTATTGCTGTGAGGATAATCACAGGGTGCTAATTTACGAGTACATGGCTCGTGGTAGCGTGGAGAATAATCTTTTCTCAA GAGTGTTGCTTCCTCTTTCATGGGCCATTAGAATGAAGATTGCATTTGGTGCAGCCAAAGGACTAGCCTTTCTTCATGAAGCAAAGAAACCAGTCATATATCGCGATTTCAAAACCTCCAACATTCTTCTAGATATG GAATACAATGCGAAGTTATCCGACTTTGGACTCGCTAAAGACGGTCCTGTAGGAGACAAATCTCACGTTTCCACACGTATAATGGGAACTTACGGCTATGCAGCTCCTGAATACATCATGACTG GTCATTTGACACCAGGGAGTGATGTGTACAGCTTCGGTGTAGTTCTTCTAGAGCTTCTTACAGGGAGAAAATCATTAGACAAGTCACGGCCTACGCGTGAGCAAAACCTTATAGATTGGGCTCTTCCATTgctgaaagagaagaagaaagtgtTGAACATTGTAGACCCTAGAATGAACTGTGAATACCCTGTTAAGTCGGTTCAAAAGGCTGCAATGTTAGCTTACCATTGCCTTAACCGGAACCCTAAGGCTCGGCCTTTAATGAGGGACATAGTGGATACTTTGGAGCCTCTTCAGGCGACAGAAGAGGAGGCCTTACTTGTCCCCACTGTTCAGAAAGCAGCTATCACCATTATAGACGAATTTCCTAAGAACGGGTTGAAGAAAGTTGAAGACCTGAAGAAGGTTGAAGAGTTAAAGAAGGTTGACGAGGTGAAGAAGGTCACTGAAGATGATGATAATTGA
- the LOC103851822 gene encoding probable L-gulonolactone oxidase 4 isoform X1, whose protein sequence is MIVWLSVIFCLFTSASSTSSDDPVKCEFGNTMCTVTNSYGAFPDRSICEAAKVEYPKTEAELVSVVAAATRAGQKMRVVTRYSHSIPKLVCTDGKDGILISTKFLNNVVRADREAKTLTVESGVTLRQLIGEAAKLELALPYAPYWWGLTVGGIMGTGAHGSSLWGKGSVVHDYVTEIRIVSPGSVSDGYVKVRVLSESMNPEAFQAAKVSLGVLGVISQVTFVLQPMFKRSLTYVMRKDSDFGDQAVTFGENHEFADFIWLPSQGRVVYRMDDRVPFNTSGDGLFEFFPFRPQLSTALAVNRLVEESEEASADSNRRCVRTEETSSFLFSISYGVTNNGLIFTGYPVIGSQDRMMSSGSCLDSIQDGLITACPWDPRINGEFFHQTTLSVPLTHVKDFINDIKALVKIEPKSLCVLEGSNGILMRYVTSSPAFLGKEKKALDFDLTYYRSKDDPLTPRLYEDYVEEIEQMALLKYEALPHWGKNRNIAFDGVIRKYKNANAFLKVKERLDPLGLFSTEWTDQILGLKGNVTIVKQGCALEGLCICSEDSHCAPNKGYMCRPGKVYREARVCTRVSA, encoded by the exons ATGATAGTTTGGCTAAGTgtgattttttgtttattcacaTCCGCTTCCTCAACTTCATCGGATGATCCGGTAAAGTGTGAGTTCGGAAACACAATGTGCACGGTTACGAATTCTTACGGAGCCTTTCCCGACCGCTCTATATGCGAAGCGGCCAAGGTGGAGTACCCGAAGACCGAGGCTGAACTCGTCTCTGTGGTAGCTGCAGCCACTAGAGCCGGTCAAAAAATGCGGGTCGTGACTCGGTACTCACACAGCATCCCCAAGCTCGTTTGCACTGACGGCAAAGACGGGATTCTCATAAGCACCAAGTTTCTAAACAACGTGGTGCGAGCAGACCGGGAAGCCAAAACATTGACGGTTGAAAGCGGCGTGACACTAAGACAGCTGATTGGAGAAGCGGCTAAGCTGGAGCTCGCTTTACCATATGCACCGTATTGGTGGGGACTTACGGTTGGAGGGATAATGGGGACAGGTGCTCACGGAAGTTCGCTTTGGGGTAAAGGAAGTGTGGTTCATGATTATGTGACTGAGATAAGAATAGTGAGTCCCGGTTCGGTTTCTGATGGGTATGTCAAGGTTCGTGTTCTCAGTGAGTCTATGAATCCTGAAGCATTTCAGGCAGCCAAAGTTTCTTTAGGCGTTCTTGGTGTTATCTCCcag GTAACTTTCGTATTGCAACCAATGTTCAAGAGATCGTTAACTTATGTTATGAGAAAGGATTCGGATTTTGGAGATCAAGCCGTGACTTTTGGGGAAAACCACGAGTTTGCAGATTTCATATGGTTACCGAGCCAAGGCAGAGTTGTGTATCGAATGGACGATAGAGTTCCTTTCAACACTTCTGGCGATGGCTTGTTCGAATTTTTCCCATTCCGTCCGCAACTCTCCACAGCCTTAGCCGTCAACAGATTAGTAG AGGAGAGTGAAGAGGCATCTGCAGATTCAAACAGGAGGTGTGTGAGAACAGAGGAAACATCTTCATTCTTGTTTTCAATCTCATATGGTGTGACTAACAATG GCCTTATATTTACAGGCTATCCGGTTATAGGAAGCCAAGACCGTATGATGTCGTCCGGTTCGTGTCTAGACAGCATTCAGGATGGATTGATCACAGCTTGTCCGTGGGACCCACGCATAAACGGAGAGTTTTTTCACCAAACAACGTTAAGTGTTCCTCTCACACATGTCAAAGATTTCATCAACGACATCAAAGCACTTGTGAAGATTGAACCAAAATCTCTCTGCGTCCTTGAAGGCAGCAACGGTATTTTAATGCGCTATGTCACATCCTCCCCTGCTTTTCTCGGGAAAGAGAAGAAAGCTTTAGACTTTGACCTAACTTACTACCGAAGCAAAGATGATCCCTTGACACCGCGTCTCTATGAGGACTATGTCGAAGAGATCGAGCAAATGGCCTTATTAAAATACGAGGCGTTACCACATTGGGGGAAGAATAGGAATATAGCATTTGATGGTGtcattagaaaatataaaaatgcaaaTGCGTTTTTGAAAGTAAAGGAGAGGTTGGATCCGTTGGGGTTGTTTTCTACAGAGTGGACCGATCAGATTCTAGGGTTAAAAGGAAACGTAACGATAGTGAAACAAGGATGTGCTTTGGAAGGGCTGTGTATTTGTTCGGAGGATTCTCATTGTGCTCCCAACAAAGGTTATATGTGTCGGCCAGGTAAAGTCTATAGAGAAGCGAGGGTTTGTACTCGAGTAAGCGCTTGA
- the LOC103851824 gene encoding probable ADP,ATP carrier protein At5g56450 — protein MPDRTKSRPTHVGISLKFRFLSEDLYRGLLRNSSTSREKNHHLFSEGLCFGGFDTVKEVLSEEDKELALWVRWVLAQGVTTFAGFASHPLDTVRRRIMMQSGIENPMYRSEGLASFYRGALSNMFRSIGSAAILVLYDEVKKFLNWRGDLRGKLL, from the coding sequence ATGCCAGATCGAACCAAATCGAGACCAACCCACGTCGGCATTTCActaaagtttcgatttttatcTGAGGATCTCTACAGAGGCCTTCTCCGAAACAGCAGCACCTCTCGAGAGAAGAATCATCATCTCTTCTCTGAGGGGTTGTGCTTTGGTGGGTTTGATACGGTTAAGGAGGTTTTGTCTGAGGAGGATAAGGAGCTGGCGTTGTGGGTGAGATGGGTTTTGGCTCAGGGTGTGACTACTTTTGCTGGTTTCGCTTCTCACCCGTTGGATACGGTTAGGAGGAGGATCATGATGCAGTCTGGGATTGAGAATCCCATGTATAGGAGTGAAGGGTTGGCTTCTTTTTACCGTGGAGCGCTTTCGAATATGTTTAGGAGTATTGGTTCGGCTGCAATCTTGGTTTTGTATGATGAAGTGAAGAAGTTCTTGAATTGGAGAGGGGATCTAAGAGGTAAGCTCTTATGA
- the LOC103851818 gene encoding arabinogalactan protein 14: protein MEAMKMKLSIAILVALIVFSAVQQSAAAVDAPAPSPTSDASSFIPTFFASVTVLAFGLLF, encoded by the coding sequence ATGGAGGCAATGAAGATGAAGCTTTCCATAGCGATTTTGGTTGCATTGATAGTGTTTTCTGCGGTTCAACAGTCGGCTGCAGCGGTTGACGCTCCTGCCCCGAGCCCTACCTCCGATGCATCCTCGTTTATCCCTACTTTCTTCGCCTCCGTGACGGTTTTGGCCTTTGGATTACTCTTTTAA
- the LOC103851822 gene encoding probable L-gulonolactone oxidase 4 isoform X2 — translation MIVWLSVIFCLFTSASSTSSDDPVKCEFGNTMCTVTNSYGAFPDRSICEAAKVEYPKTEAELVSVVAAATRAGQKMRVVTRYSHSIPKLVCTDGKDGILISTKFLNNVVRADREAKTLTVESGVTLRQLIGEAAKLELALPYAPYWWGLTVGGIMGTGAHGSSLWGKGSVVHDYVTEIRIVSPGSVSDGYVKVRVLSESMNPEAFQAAKVSLGVLGVISQVTFVLQPMFKRSLTYVMRKDSDFGDQAVTFGENHEFADFIWLPSQGRVVYRMDDRVPFNTSGDGLFEFFPFRPQLSTALAVNRLVEESEEASADSNRRCVRTEETSSFLFSISYGVTNNGYPVIGSQDRMMSSGSCLDSIQDGLITACPWDPRINGEFFHQTTLSVPLTHVKDFINDIKALVKIEPKSLCVLEGSNGILMRYVTSSPAFLGKEKKALDFDLTYYRSKDDPLTPRLYEDYVEEIEQMALLKYEALPHWGKNRNIAFDGVIRKYKNANAFLKVKERLDPLGLFSTEWTDQILGLKGNVTIVKQGCALEGLCICSEDSHCAPNKGYMCRPGKVYREARVCTRVSA, via the exons ATGATAGTTTGGCTAAGTgtgattttttgtttattcacaTCCGCTTCCTCAACTTCATCGGATGATCCGGTAAAGTGTGAGTTCGGAAACACAATGTGCACGGTTACGAATTCTTACGGAGCCTTTCCCGACCGCTCTATATGCGAAGCGGCCAAGGTGGAGTACCCGAAGACCGAGGCTGAACTCGTCTCTGTGGTAGCTGCAGCCACTAGAGCCGGTCAAAAAATGCGGGTCGTGACTCGGTACTCACACAGCATCCCCAAGCTCGTTTGCACTGACGGCAAAGACGGGATTCTCATAAGCACCAAGTTTCTAAACAACGTGGTGCGAGCAGACCGGGAAGCCAAAACATTGACGGTTGAAAGCGGCGTGACACTAAGACAGCTGATTGGAGAAGCGGCTAAGCTGGAGCTCGCTTTACCATATGCACCGTATTGGTGGGGACTTACGGTTGGAGGGATAATGGGGACAGGTGCTCACGGAAGTTCGCTTTGGGGTAAAGGAAGTGTGGTTCATGATTATGTGACTGAGATAAGAATAGTGAGTCCCGGTTCGGTTTCTGATGGGTATGTCAAGGTTCGTGTTCTCAGTGAGTCTATGAATCCTGAAGCATTTCAGGCAGCCAAAGTTTCTTTAGGCGTTCTTGGTGTTATCTCCcag GTAACTTTCGTATTGCAACCAATGTTCAAGAGATCGTTAACTTATGTTATGAGAAAGGATTCGGATTTTGGAGATCAAGCCGTGACTTTTGGGGAAAACCACGAGTTTGCAGATTTCATATGGTTACCGAGCCAAGGCAGAGTTGTGTATCGAATGGACGATAGAGTTCCTTTCAACACTTCTGGCGATGGCTTGTTCGAATTTTTCCCATTCCGTCCGCAACTCTCCACAGCCTTAGCCGTCAACAGATTAGTAG AGGAGAGTGAAGAGGCATCTGCAGATTCAAACAGGAGGTGTGTGAGAACAGAGGAAACATCTTCATTCTTGTTTTCAATCTCATATGGTGTGACTAACAATG GCTATCCGGTTATAGGAAGCCAAGACCGTATGATGTCGTCCGGTTCGTGTCTAGACAGCATTCAGGATGGATTGATCACAGCTTGTCCGTGGGACCCACGCATAAACGGAGAGTTTTTTCACCAAACAACGTTAAGTGTTCCTCTCACACATGTCAAAGATTTCATCAACGACATCAAAGCACTTGTGAAGATTGAACCAAAATCTCTCTGCGTCCTTGAAGGCAGCAACGGTATTTTAATGCGCTATGTCACATCCTCCCCTGCTTTTCTCGGGAAAGAGAAGAAAGCTTTAGACTTTGACCTAACTTACTACCGAAGCAAAGATGATCCCTTGACACCGCGTCTCTATGAGGACTATGTCGAAGAGATCGAGCAAATGGCCTTATTAAAATACGAGGCGTTACCACATTGGGGGAAGAATAGGAATATAGCATTTGATGGTGtcattagaaaatataaaaatgcaaaTGCGTTTTTGAAAGTAAAGGAGAGGTTGGATCCGTTGGGGTTGTTTTCTACAGAGTGGACCGATCAGATTCTAGGGTTAAAAGGAAACGTAACGATAGTGAAACAAGGATGTGCTTTGGAAGGGCTGTGTATTTGTTCGGAGGATTCTCATTGTGCTCCCAACAAAGGTTATATGTGTCGGCCAGGTAAAGTCTATAGAGAAGCGAGGGTTTGTACTCGAGTAAGCGCTTGA
- the LOC103851819 gene encoding uncharacterized protein LOC103851819, with the protein MSSAAHFSNERVFRGFLVWFCSWGLLSLTCAAGRLSVSSQNLEVHKHLKRLNKPAVKSIQSPDGDIIDCVHISKQPAFGHPFLKDHKIQMNPSTIPDLLFGEKKVSEKPKERTNPVTQLWHQTGACSSGTIPVRRTKKEDVLRASSAKRYGKKKHRTVPLPRSADPDLANQSGHQHAIAYVEGGKFYGAKATINVWEPKVQSSNEFSLSQLWILGGAFGQDLNSIEAGWQVSPDLYGDNNTRLFTYWTSDAYQATGCYNLLCSGFIQINSQIAMGASISPVSGFHNSQYDISITIWKDPKEGHWWMQFGDGYVLGYWPSFLFSYLAESASIVEWGGEVVNMEEDGHHTTTQMGSGQFPDAGFSKASYFRNIQVVDSSNNLKEPKGLNTFTEKSNCYDVEVGKNGDWGHYFYYGGPGRNPNCQ; encoded by the exons ATGAGTTCTGCGGCGCATTTTAGCAATGAGAGGGTTTTCAGAGGGTTTCTGGTATGGTTCTGCTCTTGGGGACTGCTCTCTCTAACATGCGCAGCAGGGAGGCTCAGTGTCTCGAGTCAGAACTTGGAAGTGCACAAACACTTGAAACGCTTGAACAAACCAGCCGTTAAGAGCATTCAG AGTCCAGACGGTGACATAATAGACTGTGTTCATATCTCAAAGCAACCAGCTTTTGGCCATCCTTTCCTCAAAGATCACAAGATTCAG aTGAATCCTAGTACCATCCCTGACCTGCTGTTTGGTGAGAAGAAAGTATCTGAGAAACCAAAAGAGAGAACCAATCCAGTCACTCAGTTATGGCACCAGACCGGAGCGTGTTCCTCAGGGACAATACCAGTGAGGAGGACAAAGAAAGAAGACGTTCTGAGAGCAAGCTCCGCTAAACGCTACGGTAAGAAGAAGCACCGTACAGTCCCCCTGCCGCGTTCTGCTGATCCTGATCTCGCCAACCAAAGTGGTCACCAG CACGCTATAGCTTATGTGGAAGGAGGCAAGTTTTACGGAGCTAAGGCTACTATAAACGTTTGGGAACCTAAAGTCCAAAGCTCAAATGAGTTCAGCTTGTCTCAGCTGTGGATCCTTGGTGGTGCTTTTGGTCAAGATCTCAACAGCATTGAAGCTGGTTGGCAG GTTAGTCCGGATCTATATGGTGATAACAATACAAGACTATTCACATACTGGACG AGTGATGCTTACCAAGCTACTGGCTGCTACAATCTCCTTTGTTCCGGTTTTATACAAATCAACAGCCAAATAGCAATGGGAGCTAGTATATCTCCTGTCTCTGGCTTCCATAACTCGCAATACGATATCAGCATTACCATTTGGAAG GATCCGAAAGAAGGGCACTGGTGGATGCAGTTTGGGGACGGGTATGTTTTGGGGTACTGGCCAAGCTTCCTGTTCTCGTACTTAGCAGAGAGTGCGTCCATAGTGGAATGGGGTGGGGAAGTAGTGAACATGGAAGAGGACGGTCACCACACGACAACTCAAATGGGGAGCGGTCAGTTTCCTGATGCAGGGTTCTCGAAAGCAAGTTACTTTCGGAATATTCAAGTTGTTGATAGCTCTAATAACCTGAAGGAACCAAAAGGGCTCAACACTTTTACTGAGAAGTCGAATTGCTATGATGTTGAGGTTGGTAAGAATGGTGACTGGGGGCATTATTTTTACTATGGAGGCCCTGGGAGAAACCCTAATTGTCAGTAG
- the LOC103851821 gene encoding pumilio homolog 12, protein MDHRRPNETEFDELEKLLGEIPKVTSGNDYSSFPICLSSARSSPFEEQSTHLPIDRALTSSFAEGNLNLNTPGNPQLMFFPSYHSPNTSPCVYTDKFDSRKLDPLMLRKLQHVGYFPNSQPHHQALDQSNINWRTIDEEQYMPMNSHLLYLCNNKYPSMDTSPRHEHYRRHSNRNLFCNGENGDESIVRKKMYYPEKILMRSPLGLNTAKVIKYGTVGVNDDLAMSLNNLTLHPPKYNSLAEARGKIYYMAKDQHGCRFLQRKFAEGDGNDIDMIFDEIIDYISELTVDPFGNYLVQKLLEVCGEDQRMEIVHSIARKPGLLIKISCDMHGTRVVQKIVETVKRQEEIAIIVSALKHGVVTLIKNVNGNHVVQRCLQYLLPQCKKFLFEAVMSHCVELATDRYGCCVLQKCLAHFEGEQKEHLVSEIASNALLFSQDPFGNYVLQYVFDLKLQGAINAILERLEGSYTKLSMQKCSSNVVEKCLKLADDKHQARIISELITYGCLDQVMLDPYGNYVIQAALKRSKGSLHGLLVDNIKLHISSLRTNPYGKKVLSALSIKK, encoded by the exons ATGGATCATAGAAGACCAAATGAGACAGAGTTTGATGAATTAGAGAAGCTTCTTGGAGAGATTCCCAAAGTTACTTCAGGAAACGACTATAGCTCTTTCCCTATTTGTTTGAGCTCAGCCAGATCATCACCATTTGAAGAACAGAGTACTCATCTTCCTATTGATCGTGCATTAACCTCTTCATTTGCTGAAGGAAACTTAAACTTAAACACTCCAGGGAATCCCCAACTTATGTTCTTCCCTTCTTACCACTCtccaaacacctcaccttgtgTATATACTGACAAGTTTGATTCAAGAAAACTCGATCCACTAATGCTTAGGAAGCTTCAACATGTTGGTTACTTTCCTAATTCTCAGCCTCACCATCAAGCTTTGGATCAATCCAATATCAACTGGAGGACTATCGACGAAGAACAGTACATGCCTATGAACTCTCATCTCCTCTATCTCTGTAATAACAAGTACCCTTCAATGGATACTTCTCCAAGACATGAACATTATCGTCGCCACTCCAACAGAAACTTGTTTTGTAATGGAGAAAACGGTGATGAAAGCATTGTGAGGAAGAAAATGTACTATCCGGAGAAGATTTTAATGAGATCGCCACTCGGTTTAAACACTGCTAAAGTCATAAAGTACGGTACTGTTGGAGTCAATGATGATCTCGCAATGAGCCTCAACAATCTAACGTTACATCCTCCAAAGTACAACTCTCTTGCAGAGGCAAGAGGGAAGATATACTACATGGCCAAGGACCAGCACGGATGCCGCTTCCTGCAGAGGAAGTTTGCTGAGGGAGATGGGAACGATATCGATATGATCTTTGATGAGATCATTGACTATATCAGTGAGCTTACGGTAGACCCTTTTGGAAACTATCTAGTTCAGAAGCTGCTCGAAGTATGCGGCGAAGATCAGAGGATGGAGATTGTTCATTCCATAGCTAGAAAGCCAGGACTACTTATTAAAATCTCTTGTGACATGCACGG GACTAGAGTTGTTCAGAAGATCGTTGAAACGGTTAAGAGACAAGAGGAGATTGCAATCATTGTATCTGCTTTGAAGCATGGCGTTGTGACATTGATAAAGAATGTAAACGGTAATCATGTAGTTCAACGGTGCTTGCAATACTTGTTACCTCAATGCAAGAAG TTTCTTTTTGAAGCTGTGATGTCTCATTGCGTTGAGCTTGCAACTGATCGATATGGATGTTGTGTTCTACAAAAATGTCTTGCCCATTTCGAAGGAGAACAAAAGGAACACTTAGTCTCTGAGATTGCATCTAATGCTCTACTCTTCTCACAAGACCCTTttgg GAACTATGTTCTTCAATATGTATTTGATCTTAAGCTTCAAGGGGCAATCAACGCCATCCTCGAGCGATTAGAAGGGAGCTACACCAAGTTATCAATGCAGAAATGTAGCAGCAATGTAGTTGAGAAGTGTCTGAAACTAGCTGATGACAAACATCAAGCTCGAATCATCAGTGAGCTCATAACCTATGGTTGTCTGGATCAAGTTATGTTGGATCCTTATGGAAATTATGTCATTCAAGCAGCTCTTAAACGATCCaag GGGAGTCTTCATGGTCTTTTGGTTGATAACATTAAACTTCATATCTCATCTCTTCGTACCAATCCTTACGGTAAAAAGGTCCTCTCTGCACTTAGCATAAAGAAGTAA
- the LOC103851820 gene encoding uncharacterized protein LOC103851820, whose translation MVFRGDTVMSVAHLSAEIFQRLRWIPASDRIRSGEMLQLVCCFPLQQLGRFVLWFWNYICVAPPEPDDDWDDDDDDDDNSSSSSSSLIVNHQNYYHLHLE comes from the coding sequence ATGGTGTTCCGAGGCGACACGGTGATGTCCGTAGCGCATCTATCGGCGGAGATATTTCAGCGGTTACGGTGGATTCCGGCGTCGGATAGAATCAGAAGCGGCGAGATGTTGCAGCTCGTTTGCTGTTTTCCGCTTCAGCAATTGGGTCGATTCGTGTTATGGTTCTGGAATTATATCTGTGTTGCCCCACCAGAACCTGATGATGATTgggatgacgatgatgatgatgatgataattcatcgtcttcttcttcttctttgattgtTAATCATCAGAATTACTATCATCTTCATTTAGAGTGA